One Eleginops maclovinus isolate JMC-PN-2008 ecotype Puerto Natales chromosome 22, JC_Emac_rtc_rv5, whole genome shotgun sequence DNA segment encodes these proteins:
- the dlg5a gene encoding LOW QUALITY PROTEIN: disks large homolog 5a (The sequence of the model RefSeq protein was modified relative to this genomic sequence to represent the inferred CDS: inserted 1 base in 1 codon), producing the protein MEPKHKELLDQCHQNLLESITDADRVIELLIDSGTLSQLDRFELDQNCSSSAEKVDHLLKMLMNKESDHFLDLCVALEKAYPDLYTALFSNNGGGGPVDHSTGSTYSVLSTMPSDSESSSSLSSVGSPVNGEASSPPPAINDNRPSGDNLDTILFQLRQVTRERDELRKRLALASPGTTFDDCRPNSKASHDYERMKSQCMRAMADLQSLQNQHTKTLKRCEDSVKEADFYHMLHSRVLAEQTQLKEEMETLRRDNAQLVREHNHLKQNCEELQRLHSQDQKELADLRLQQQQVMREKGSSEVLNKLYDTAMDKLEGVKKEYDALSKRYSEKVANHNTDLSRLEQAEEENRRLQKQMDALLKQRDSAMHYQQQYSTSMRRFDSVQQELNKSSAQNKELQREMERLQSEVTRYKNLQLKSAKDCEKYKEERDSVFNEYRLIMSERDQVIKELDKLQTELEAAEARLKNTSSERVVASEELEALRQELNSSLVDRDRAICERNELLEKYCHEVKDKAEAQKELSQACKDIEMVREERDVARKERTEAIIQRDQLLREYYQARQKQDSATLDMERANKEIEMLRKQYEAMSQELKEATQEAEVAKCRRDWAFQERDKIVAERESIRTLCDNLRRERDRAVSDLADALRNLDDMRKQKNDALRELKELKEKMESQLEKEARFCQLMAHSSHDSAIDTDSLEWETEVVEFEKDRDDMDLKALGFEIAEGVNDPYLPGDCGIFVTRVDKGSIADGRLRVNDWLLKINDMDLINKDRKQVVKAVLNGGGLINMVVRRRKSLGGRFITPVHINLVGHKDSGIGLESGVFITALVQGSPAAREGSLTVGDRLIAINGIALDNKSVTECEALLRSCRDSLSLSLMKFFPHSTSGLNIFESLRESSEKSNGRIHLSEIHSRNSRNLKHNSSTQTDIFCPDVGSSSTSSISGEQRKVRGESDEVYSDERKPFSSGSLHATSLRPASDLGTGRYGPSAFQECCPYTKAPSSLPFDPVSASDCITMETTLEKKHSGGTWPKMMVGGMSVAPDNSSPVTGAAQLSIYKSPKQRKSIFDPDTFKXPETPSSKMEYMAANQIAAVAAAAASSHSPQPSKSESLSSSSTPTPPTPPTRSDSFKFKHKHQSSSASDCTITSEGKGEAAIAMAAGESRERSERERDRNGNHYFLDGKVLTSRKSCDEDIGRTRGEEPEVKRPRPKSAPALRRRMTPQTITLPSFQSYSNDEHSPEPRDMLRSSPSRSHRHSVGFVPTVYGNGSLPPNSAHRGLSPCPAVTAVMRNPVYTVRSHRVHTSNCPSISSQICHQHTHTSPQHQGRLSLDLSQQKRTSDYSETSSSRSSRASHGTNSLPSSARLGSSNNVQYRTERIKIPSTPRYPRSMLGSDRGSLSHSECSSPSLITPPQSPLNLETSSFASSQSQGSISTLPRISVSPLPIGERRKDRPYLEEPRNVVVQKGAEPLGISIVSGENGGIFVSKVTGGSIAHQAGLEYGDQLLEYNGINLRNATEQQARLIIGQQCDTITIMAQYNPHMYQLGNHSRSSSRLEPASTQSTPQGSGAATPDNHSTIDTLSEQDEGTLTPSSKQTTPNTSPHNFIRMPSEGSRKAVEPRMVTVRRPGVEVGVILCGGNLRGVYIESLDEDSPARGPDGLLPGDLILEYNSVNMKNKTAEEVYVEMLKPAETVTLKVQHRPEDFSALKGVPGDGFYIRALYDRTGEAEGDLSFKKDDILYVDESLPKGSFGTWMAWQLDENAQQIQRGQIPSKYMMDQEFYRRHSVTEMKEDSGKTLSAAARRSFFRRKQKHKRSSSKDSKEMVAMDTVSTDSIPFLDDCVSLAYQRVQKVECASPRPVLILGPLTDAVKEMLVKESPGKFCRCVLEVMKASQQAIERGVKDCLFIDYKRRSGHFDVTTVASIKEITEKGCHCLLDIASHAIERLHSVHIYPIVVFVRYKNAKQIKKDFSPKTLTGKIINREQKDPVYLRDKVSQKHSKEQFESAQKIEQEYSKFFTGIVQGGTLPYICTQIMTIVDQEQSKVLWTPLGCP; encoded by the exons GTTCCACATACAGCGTTCTCTCCACTATGCCCTCGGACTCAGAAAGCAGCAGCTCCCTCAGTAGTGTTG GTTCGCCCGTTAACGGTGAAGCTTCCTCCCCACCCCCGGCTATCAACGACAACCGGCCTTCTGGCGACAACCTGGACACCATCTTGTTCCAGCTCCGTCAGGTGACCAGGGAGAGGGATGAGCTCCGTAAGCGTCTGGCGTTGGCATCGCCGGGGACCACCTTCGACGACTGCAG GCCAAATTCCAAAGCCAGCCACGACTATGAGCGTATGAAAAGTCAGTGCATGAGGGCTATGGCAGATCTGCAGTCTCTCCAGAACCAGCACACCAAAACACTCAAGAGATGCGAGGATTCTGTAAAGGAGGCTGACTTCTACCA CATGCTGCACAGCCGCGTCCTGGCCGAACAGACGCAGCtgaaggaggagatggagacaCTCAGGAGGGACAACGCCCAACTTGTACGAGAGCACAATCACCTAAAACAGAACTGCGAGGAGCTCCAACGACTGCACAGCCAAGACCAGAAAGAGTTAGCAGACCTGCGGCTGCAGCAACAGCAG GTCATGAGAGAGAAAGGCTCATCGGAGGTGTTGAACAAACTGTACGACACAGCTATGGACAAGCTGGAGGGCGTAAAGAAAGAGTATGATGCCCTGAGCAAGCGCTACAGTGAGAAGGTGGCCAACCACAACACAGACCTGAGCCGCCTGGAGCAGGCCGAGGAGGAGAACCGGAGGCTGCAGAAGCAGATGGACGCGTTGCTCAAACAGCGAGACTCGGCCATGCACTACCAGCAGCAGTACTCCACCTCGATGAGGAG GTTTGATTCAGTGCAGCAGGAGCTGAACAAGTCCTCAGCGCAGAacaaggagctgcagagagagatggagcGGCTGCAGTCGGAGGTGACGCGCTACAAGAACCTGCAGTTGAAGTCGGCCAAAGACTGCGAGAAGTACAAGGAGGAGAGGGACTCCGTGTTCAACGAGTATCGTCTCATCATGAGCGAGAGGGACCAGGTGATCAAAGAGCTGGACAAGCTGCAGACAGAGCTGGAGGCAGCCGAGGCCCGGCTGAAAAACACCTCCTCAGAGAGAGTGGTGGCCAGTGAGGAGTTGGAGGCACTCAGACAG GAGTTGAACTCGTCACTGGTTGACCGCGACAGGGCCATCTGCGAGAGGAACGAGCTGCTGGAGAAGTACTGCCACGAGGTCAAGGACAAGGCCGAGGCTCAGAAGGAGCTGAGTCAGGCCTGCAAGGACATCGAGATGGTCCGGGAGGAGAGGGACGTGGCTCGCAAAGAGAGGACGGAGGCCATCATCCAAAGGGATCAGTTGCTGCGAGAGTACTATCAGGCCAGACAG AAACAAGACTCGGCCACCCTGGACATGGAACGAGCCAATAAGGAGATCGAGATGCTGAGGAAACAGTATGAAGCCATGTCCCAGGAACTGAAGGAGGCCACACAGGAGGCGGAGGTGGCCAAATGTCGACGTGACTGGGCCTTTCAAGAGAGGGACAAAATTGTGGCTGAGAGGGAAAGCATAAG GACTCTGTGTGATAACCTGCGGCGGGAGAGGGACCGGGCTGTCAGCGATCTGGCCGATGCGCTGCGTAATCTGGACGATATGAGGAAACAGAAGAACGATGCATTACGAGAGCTCAAAGAGCTTAA GGAGAAGATGGAAAGCCAGCTGGAGAAGGAGGCCCGGTTCTGTCAGCTAATGGCCCACAGCTCACATGACTCAGCCATCGACACGGACTCCCTGGAGTGGGAGACGGAGGTGGTGGAGTTTGAAAAGGACAGG GACGACATGGATTTGAAGGCACTTGGATTTGAAATCGCTGAAGGGGTAAATGATCCGTATTTACCAGGAGATTGTGGAATATTTGTAACAAGGGTGGACAAAGGAAGTATCGCAGACGGAAGGTTAAG AGTGAATGACTGGTTGTTGAAGATCAATGACATGGACCTGATCAataaggacaggaagcaggtGGTGAAGGCCGTGCTTAATGGCGGCGGGTTGATCAACATGGTGGTACGAAGAAGAAAGTCTCTGGGAGGAAGGTTCATCACTCCTGTCCACATCAACCTTGTGGGACACAAAG ACAGTGGTATCGGTCTGGAGAGCGGTGTGTTCATCACAGCACTCGTTCAGGGCAGTCCAGCAGCCAGGGAAGGTTCTCTCACAGTTGGAGACAGACTGATCGCT ATAAATGGCATTGCTCTGGATAACAAATCTGTGACAGAGTGTGAGGCTCTGCTGAGGAGCTGCAGGGACTCCCTTAGCCTCTCTCTCATGAAG TTCTTCCCTCACAGCACATCGGGCCTGAACATCTTTGAGAGTCTGCGTGAGTCATCGGAGAAATCGAACGGACGCATTCACCTGTCCGAGATCCATTCTCGGAACAGCCGCAACCTTAAACACAACAGCTCGACACAGACGGACATCTTCTGCCCTGATGTCGGGAGCAGCAGCACAAGTAGCATCTCTGGGGAGCAGAGGAAGGTCAGAGGGGAATCTGATGAAGTGTACAGCGATGAGCGCAAGCCGTTCTCCTCAGGTTCCCTCCATGCCACTAGCCTTCGGCCGGCCTCTGACTTGGGCACCGGCCGTTATGGGCCCAGTGCTTTCCAAGAGTGCTGTCCCTACACAAAGGCGCCTTCCTCCTTGCCTTTTGACCCTGTCTCTGCCTCAGATTGCATCACAATGGAGACAACCCTGGAGAAGAAGCACAGCGGGGGCACGTGGCCCAAAATGATGGTGGGAGGAATGTCGGTAGCACCAGATAACAGCAGTCCAGTCACAGGAGCAGCCCAGCTCTCCATCTACAAATCCCCCAAACAGAGGAAGTCCATATTCGACCCGGACACTTTCA CGCCCGAAACACCTTCCTCTAAAATGGAGTATAtggcagccaatcagattgcAGCAGTAGCCGCCGCTGCCGCATCTTCTCACTCCCCGCAGCCTTCAAAGTCAgagtccctctcctcctcatcgaccccaacccccccaaccccacccaCTCGCAGTGACTCCTTTAAATTCAAACATAAACATCAGAGCAGCTCTGCCTCTGACTGCACCATCACCTCTGAAGGTAAGGGAGAGGCGGCCATTGCCATGGCAgcaggagagagcagagagaggagcgagCGAGAAAGAGACAGGAATGGAAACCACTACTTCCTGGACGGCAAGGTCCTGACCTCGAGGAAGTCGTGTGACGAGGACATCGGCCGCACCCGAGGGGAAGAGCCAGAAGTGAAAAGGCCACGCCCTAAATCTGCCCCCGCCCTCAGACGTAGGATGACCCCCCAGACCATCACTCTTCCCTCCTTCCAA AGCTACTCCAACGATGAGCATTCACCGGAGCCCAGAGACATGCTGCGTTCCTCCCCCAGCCGCTCACACAGGCACAGCGTCGGCTTCGTCCCCACAGTCTACGGCAACGGCAGCCTACCTCCCA ATTCAGCCCACCGGGGTCTGTCTCCTTGCCCCGCTGTGACGGCCGTGATGAGGAACCCTGTGTACACGGTGCGCAGTCACCGCGTTCATACCAGCAACTGTCCATCTATCTCCTCCCAGATATGTCACCAGCACACCCACACCAG cCCACAACACCAGGGTCGTCTGAGCCTGGACCTGAGCCAGCAGAAGCGCACGAGTGACTACTCTGAAACGTCATCGTCACGAAGCAGCCGAGCTTCACACGGTACAAACTCACTGCCCTCCAGCGCTCGACTCG GTTCTTCCAATAATGTCCAGTACCGCACAGAGAGGATCAAAATACCTTCCACTCCACGCTACCCCCGCTCAATGCTGGGCTCAGACAGAG GCTCTCTGTCGCACTCCGAGTGCAGCAGTCCCAGTCTTATCACACCTCCACAATCACCACTCAATCTGGAGACTTCCTCATTTGCCAGCAGCCAATCTCAAGGCTCCATTTCCACTTTGCCTCGCATCTCAGTCAGCCCTTTGCCGATAGGGGAGCGCAGGAAAGACAG GCCATACTTGGAAGAACCCCGCAATGTCGTTGTGCAGAAAGGCGCAGAGCCTCTGGGCATTTCCATAGTCAGCGGGGAGAACGGAGGCATCTTTGTCTCTAAAGTAACTGGAGGAAGCATCGCCCACCAGGCAGGATTGGAGTATGGAGACCAATTACTGGAG TATAATGGTATCAACCTGCGTAACGCTACGGAGCAGCAAGCCCGCCTCATCATCGGCCAGCAGTGTGACACCATCACCATCATGGCCCAGTACAACCCACACATGTACCAGCTGGGAAACCACTCGCGCTCCAG CTCCCGTCTGGAGCCAGCCAGCACTCAGTCGACCCCCCAGGGGAGCGGAGCCGCCACTCCCGACAATCACTCCACCATCGACACACTCAGCGAACAGGACGAGGGCACGCTCACTCCTTCCTCCAAGCAGACCACACCCAATACCAGTCCCCACAATTTCATCAG AATGCCGTCTGAGGGCAGCAGGAAGGCGGTGGAGCCACGGATGGTGACGGTGCGCCGGCCCGGGGTGGAGGTGGGGGTCATACTCTGCGGAGGCAACCTACGTGGCGTTTACATAGAGAGCCTGGATGAGGACAGTCCTGCCAGAGGCCCCGACGGGCTGCTTCCTGGGGACCTCATTCTGGAG TACAACTCGGTGAATATGAAGAACAAGACGGCCGAAGAGGTGTACGTGGAGATGCTGAAGCCTGCAGAGACGGTCACATTGAAGGTGCAGCATCGGCCAGAGGACTTCAGCGCACTCAAAGGCGTTCCAGGAGATGGCTTTTATATTCG AGCACTTTACGACCGTACGGGGGAGGCGGAGGGGGACCTCAGTTTTAAGAAGGATGACATCCTGTACGTGGATGAGTCTTTACCAAAGGGCAGCTTTGGGACGTGGATGGCCTGGCAGCTAGATGAGAACGCACAGCAGATCCAGAGGGGGCAGATACCCAGCAAGTACAT gatgGACCAAGAGTTTTACCGCAGACACAGTGTGACAGAAATGAAGGAAGACTCCGGTAAGACGCTCTCTGCAGCGGCCCGCAGATCCTTCTTCaggaggaaacagaaacacaaacgaAGCAGCTCCAAAGACAGCAAAGAGATGGTGGCTATGGACACAGTCAGCACGGACTCCATCCCCTTCCTTGATG aTTGTGTGAGCCTGGCATACCAGCGGGTCCAGAAGGTGGAGTGCGCTTCTCCAAGACCCGTACTCATTCTGGGGCCGCTCACTGACGCTGTCAAGGAGATGCTGGTCAAAGAATCTCCTGGGAAGTTCTGCAGATGTGTACTGG aggtgatgaaggcatCCCAGCAAGCCATCGAGCGGGGCGTCAAAGACTGCCTCTTCATCGACTACAAGCGCAGAAGTGGCCATTTTGACGTGACCACTGTTGCTTCAATAAAGGAGATAACGGAGAAG GGATGTCACTGTTTGCTCGACATCGCCTCGCACGCCATTGAGAGGCTCCACAGCGTTCACATTTATCCAATTGTTGTATTCGTCCGCTACAAAAACGCAAAGCAGATCAA AAAAGATTTCTCTCCCAAGACCCTCACTGGCAAAATAATTAACAG GGAGCAGAAAGATCCGGTTTATCTGCGGGACAAAGTATCTCAAAAACATTCCAAGGAGCAATTTGAAAGTGCGCAGAAGATAGAGCAAGAGTACAGCAAATTCTTCACAG GTATCGTCCAAGGCGGCACCCTCCCCTACATTTGCACTCAGATCATGACTATAGTTGATCAAGAACAAAGTAAAGTCCTGTGGACTCCACTCGGCTGCCCCTAG